In Armigeres subalbatus isolate Guangzhou_Male unplaced genomic scaffold, GZ_Asu_2 Contig1143, whole genome shotgun sequence, a single window of DNA contains:
- the LOC134202316 gene encoding uncharacterized protein K02A2.6-like, translating into MKQITSELTIQALFETFSRFGVPETVRSDNGPQFVSDSFRAFCREFGIDHQRTTPYWPQANGEVERMNNTILKRLRISQVEGSPHSTTGEAPSALMFGRVLRDKIPSINNTNRLWLEGIKDRDWERKVSAAESTDRRRNAQTNQLKEGDIVVAKRISKENKLSTNFSEENFKIIARNGSEVSIRSMETGKVYRRNITHLK; encoded by the coding sequence ATGAAGCAGATAACTAGTGAACTAACTATTCAAGCATTATTCGAAACATTCAGTCGTTTCGGAGTACCAGAAACAgtcagatcggacaatgggccaCAGTTTGTAAGTGATTCTTTCCGCGCTTTCTGTCGTGAATTTGGCATCGATCACCAAAGAACCACACCGTATTGGCCCCAGGCAAATGGAGAGGTGGAACGAATGAATAACACAATTCTTAAGCGACTAAGGATCAGCCAGGTAGAAGGATCTCCCCATTCTACGACAGGAGAAGCTCCATCGGCTCTAATGTTTGGCAGGGTACTTAGAGATAAAATCCCGAGCATTAACAACACCAATAGACTGTGGTTGGAAGGAATCAAGGATCGCGATTGGGAACGGAAAGTTTCAGCAGCTGAATCAACAGACCGCCGTAGGAACGCCCAAACCAACCAGTTGAAAGAGGGAGACATTGTGGTTGCCAAAAGGATTTCGAAGGAGAACAAATTATCGACCAACTTCAGCGaagagaatttcaaaataattgcaaGAAATGGATCTGAAGTAAGCATCCGCTCGATGGAAACTGGCAAAGTATATCGCAGGAATATAACCCATCTCAAATGA